Sequence from the Bacillus thuringiensis genome:
CAATATGCGAAGCGTGTAACAGGAGCGAATGGGAATCATGCTGGAGCACAAAACACTCATTTACCACTTAAGGTAAATAGTGCGGGTGTTATTCCAGTCATTTTTGCTGTTTCATTCTTAATTACACCACCAACTATTGCACAGTTCTTCCCGAAACATGATGTATCGCAGTGGATTATTGCAAACTTTAACTATTCTCACCCAGTGGGAATGATCATATATGTTGCGCTCATTGTAGCCTTCACATATTTCTATGCGTTTGTTCAGGTTAATCCAGAGCAAATGTCAGAGAATCTAAACAAGCAAGGTGGATATGTTCCAGGTATTCGTCCGGGTAAGAATACGGAACAATATCTAACAAAAATCTTGTATCGTTTGACCTTTGTAGGATCAATTTTCCTAGCAGCGATTGCAATCTTACCAGTTATCTTTACGAAATTGGGAAATCTTCCTCCATCTGCACAGATTGGTGGAACGAGTATGTTAATCGTTGTCGGCGTTGCTTTAGAAACAATGAAGCAGCTAGAAAGCCAACTGGTAAAACGCCATTACAAAGGGTTTATCAAGCAGTGAGTAAGTGGGAAGAAGTGTCTTCCCTACATGCTCATGTACTCTGAGGGGGAACAAGGATGAACTTAATTTTAATGGGGCTTCCTGGTGCTGGTAAAGGTACACAAGCCGAACAGATTGTTGCCAAGTATAACATCCCTCACATTTCAACAGGAGATATGTTCCGTGCAGCTATGAAGGCTGAAACTGAAATGGGTTTACAAGCTAAATCTTTTATTGATAAAGGTGCTCTTGTCCCAGATGAAGTTACAATCGGAATCGTTCGTGATCGTTTAAGCCAAGAAGACTGCGTAAGAGGATTCTTACTAGACGGTTTCCCACGAACTGTTGCACAAGCATCAGCTCTTGAAGAAATTATGAAAGATCTTGGCAAAAAAATCGACTATGTTTTAAACATTAATGTGGATTCAGGGTTGTTATTAAAACGTCTTACAGGCCGTCGCATTTGTAAAGAGTGCGGTGCGACTTACCACTTAGAATTCAATCCACCAGCGAAAGCTGAT
This genomic interval carries:
- a CDS encoding adenylate kinase; its protein translation is MNLILMGLPGAGKGTQAEQIVAKYNIPHISTGDMFRAAMKAETEMGLQAKSFIDKGALVPDEVTIGIVRDRLSQEDCVRGFLLDGFPRTVAQASALEEIMKDLGKKIDYVLNINVDSGLLLKRLTGRRICKECGATYHLEFNPPAKADVCDKCGGELYQRSDDNEETVANRLDVNIKQTKPLLDFYEELGYLESINGEQDINKVFADIDVLIGGLA